One stretch of Mangifera indica cultivar Alphonso chromosome 9, CATAS_Mindica_2.1, whole genome shotgun sequence DNA includes these proteins:
- the LOC123224945 gene encoding glucomannan 4-beta-mannosyltransferase 2-like: MAEISPKFFIPESLQVSREDVASQIGLMWELIKAPLIVPLLRVGVYICLLMSLMLFMERVYMGIVIILVKLFWKKPGKRYNWEAIEDDEELGSTNFPVVLVQIPMFNEREVYKLSIGAACGLSWPSNRLVIQVLDDSTDATIKEMVEQECIKWSEKGINIRYQIRENRGGYKAGALKEGLKRSYVKHCEFVAIFDADFQPAPDFLRRAIPFLTNNPDIALVQARWRFVNADECLLTRMQEMSLDYHFTVEQEVGSATHAFFGFNGTAGVWRIAAINEAGGWKDRTTVEDMDLAVRASLKGWKFVYLGDLQVKSELPSTFKAFRFQQHRWSCGPANLFRKMVMEIVRNKKVRFWKKVYVIYSFFFVRKIIAHMVTFSFYCVVLPLTILIPEVEVPLWGSVYIPSIITILNSVGTPRSIHLLFYWILFENVMSLHRTKATLIGLLEAGRANEWVVTEKLGNALKNKAAEAKNKTNTKLVKKPRFKIADRLNTLELGFAVFLFFCGCYDYVHGKNHYYIYLFLQTITFVITGLGYVGTIV, translated from the exons ATGGCTGAAATTTCACCGAAATTTTTTATACCGGAGTCACTGCAGGTATCAAGAGAAGATGTTGCAAGCCAAATTGGGTTGATGTGGGAGCTAATCAAAGCGCCACTTATTGTGCCTTTGTTGCGAGTTGGTGTTTACATATGTTTACTCATGTCGCTGATGCTTTTCATGGAAAGAGTTTACATGGGTATTGTTATAATTCTCGTTAAGCTTTTCTGGAAAAAACCTGGAAAGCGTTACAACTGGGAAGCcattgaagatgatgaagagttGGGCAGCACAAATTTCCCTGTTGTTCTTGTTCAAATCCCAATGTTCAACGAAAGAGAG GTTTACAAATTGTCCATTGGCGCCGCCTGTGGGCTTTCTTGGCCGTCCAATCGTCTCGTGATCCAAGTTCTCGATGATTCAACTGACGCCACCATCAAG GAAATGGTGGAGCAAGAATGTATAAAATGGTCTGAAAAAGGCATAAACATTAGGTATCAAATTAGGGAAAATCGTGGAGGCTACAAAGCTGGTGCTCTTAAAGAAGGTCTTAAGCGAAGCTACGTTAAACACTGTGAATTCGTCGCCATTTTCGACGCCGATTTCCAGCCGGCGCCGGACTTTCTCCGACGTGCCATACCGTTTCTAACCAATAATCCAGACATTGCTCTCGTTCAAGCTCGTTGGAGATTTG TAAATGCTGATGAATGCCTGTTGACAAGGATGCAAGAAATGTCATTGGACTATCATTTTACAGTGGAGCAAGAAGTGGGTTCTGCAACTCACGCTTTCTTCGGTTTCAATG GAACTGCTGGTGTATGGAGAATCGCTGCCATTAACGAAGCAGGTGGATGGAAGGACAGAACGACTGTGGAGGATATGGACCTTGCAGTTCGAGCTAGTCTCAAGGGTTGGAAATTTGTGTATCTTGGTGATTTACag GTGAAAAGTGAACTTCCAAGTACATTCAAAGCCTTCAGATTCCAGCAGCACCGTTGGTCTTGTGGCCCTGCTAATCTGTTCAGGAAAATGGTGATGGAGATTGTTAGAAACAAG AAAGTTAGATTCTGGAAGAAAGTGTATGTTATCTACAGTTTCTTCTTCGTCCGAAAGATTATTGCCCATATGGTCACTTTTTCCTTTTACTGTGTGGTGCTTCCGCTTACCATTTTGATTCCTGAAGTTGAAGTTCCACTTTGGGGTTCTGTTTACATTCCTTCCATTATCACAATTCTTAATTCGGTTGGAACTCCAAG GTCGATTCACCTGTTGTTTTACTGGATTCTTTTCGAGAATGTGATGTCTCTGCATCGAACTAAGGCCACATTAATTGGTCTGCTTGAAGCTGGAAGGGCAAATGAATGGGTTGTCACAGAAAAACTGGGAAATGCTCTGAAGAATAAGGCAGCAGAAGCCAAGAACAAAACAAACACCAAACTAGTCAAAAAACCTCGATTCAAGATTGCAGATAG ATTAAACACTTTGGAGCTTGGGTTTGCAGTGTTCCTCTTCTTCTGCGGATGCTATGATTATGTCCATGGGAAGAACCATTACTATATATACCTTTTCCTCCAAACCATTACCTTCGTCATCACAGGATTAGGCTATGTCGGCACAATCGTCTAG
- the LOC123224940 gene encoding GABA transporter 1-like: MGTVRPSSITEASKISQEAHDGHNQKELDAGALFVLKSKGSWIHCGYHLTTSIVAPPLLSLPYAFTFLGWTAGTLSLVIGALVTFYSYNLISLVLEHHAQLGHRHLRFRDMAYDILGPNWGRYFVGPIQFMVCYGAVVACTLLGGQCIKAIYLLVEPNGTIKLYEFVVIFGCLMLFLAQIPSFHSLRHINLISLVLCLAYSACATAGSIYIGNSSKGPRKDYSVNGDSQSRIFGVFNAIAIIATTFGNGIIPEIQATIAPPVKGKMFKGLCVCYAVVTVTFFSVAISGYWAFGNQSEGLILSNFLDDGKPLVPKWFIFMTNMFTILQLSAVGVVYLQPTNEVLEQTFADPMSKEFSPRNVIPRVVARSLSVVISTTIAAMLPFFGDINSVIGAFGFMPLDFVLPVVFFNLTFKPSKRSPIFWLNVTIAVVFSVLGVVAAIAAVRQIVLDAKTYKLFANV, from the exons ATGGGCACAGTTCGTCCAAGTTCCATAACTGAAGCTTCAAAGATTTCTCAAGAAGCTCACGACGGCCATAACCAGAAGGAGCTCGATGCTGGCGCTCTTTTTGTTCTTAAATCCAAAg GGTCATGGATACACTGTGGATATCACTTGACGACTTCAATTGTGGCTCCACCACTGCTGAGTCTGCCATACGCTTTTACTTTCCTTGGCTGGACCGCTGGAACACTAAGCTTAGTGATTGGAGCTCTGGTCACCTTCTATTCTTACAACTTGATTTCTCTTGTtcttgaacatcatgctcaatTGGGTCATCGCCATCTCAGGTTCAGAGACATGGCTTATGATATCTTAG GGCCGAATTGGGGTCGATATTTTGTTGGTCCTATTCAGTTCATGGTCTGCTATGGTGCTGTTGTAGCCTGCACTCTTCTGGGAGGACAATGCATCAAG GCAATTTACTTACTGGTAGAACCAAATGGCACCATCAAGCTTTATGAATTTGTGGTCATCTTCGGATGTCTTATGCTCTTTTTAGCTCAAATCCCATCCTTCCACTCCCTCAGGCACATCAACTTGATATCTTTAGTTCTATGCTTGGCATATAGCGCCTGCGCGACAGCCGGCTCTATTTATATTG GAAATTCCTCCAAAGGGCCAAGAAAAGACTATTCGGTGAATGGAGATAGTCAGAGTCGCATTTTTGGGGTCTTCAATGCTATCGCTATCATTGCCACAACATTTGGCAATGGTATCATTCCTGAAATTCAG GCAACAATTGCACCACCGGTAAAGGGGAAGATGTTCAAGGGGTTATGTGTTTGTTATGCAGTTGTTACAGTGACTTTCTTTAGTGTTGCAATATCTGGCTATTGGGCATTTGGCAACCAATCTGAAGGCCTCATTCTTAGCAACTTCTTGGATGATGGGAAACCTCTGGTCCCAAAGTGGTTCATTTTCATGACCAACATGTTCACAATTTTGCAACTATCAGCTGTTGGTGTG GTTTATTTGCAGCCAACAAATGAAGTGCTTGAGCAAACCTTTGCAGATCCAATGAGCAAAGAGTTCTCGCCCCGCAACGTTATCCCCAGGGTAGTCGCTCGCTCGTTATCTGTTGTTATATCAACAACCATAGCAGCAATGCTTCCATTCTTTGGAGACATCAATTCAGTCATTGGAGCTTTCGGTTTCATGCCTCTTGACTTTGTCTTGCCAGTGGTTTTCTTTAACTTGACTTTCAAGCCATCAAAGCGGAGCCCCATATTTTGGTTAAACGTCACCATTGCTGTGGTTTTCTCAGTTCTAGGAGTTGTAGCAGCCATTGCAGCAGTTAGACAAATAGTCCTTGATGCcaaaacttataaattatttgcCAATGTATAA
- the LOC123225579 gene encoding DDT domain-containing protein PTM-like: MEVKVGRPRGRPRKRKRPEDENAVVPDKRRDFVEVKPIPLVGRYVLKEFVGNGIYLGKIVYYESGLYRVDYEDGDCEDLDSSELRQYLIGEKDFDDELSRRRVKLDERILKISVKKKEEDLEKKGRDLKSMVDKVQVSVLSDVSGGLMVEENEELVDVDGDSSSDSCEHVRDMDACLEAEAPHIPPLQLPPSSGTMGVPEEYVSQLFSVYGFLRSFGIRLFLSPFGLDDFVGSLNCCVPNTLMDAIHVALMRVLRRHLEALASDGSELASNCLRCIDWSLLDTLTWPVYVVRYLTLLGYTKGPEWKGFYDEALEREYYSLSTGKKLIILQILCDDALDCEEIRAEIDMREESEVGIDPDAVVTDAPENAPRRVHPRYSKTSACKGKEAVEIIAGSSGTKSSCKARDVNAPDVDDGNGDECCICGMDGTLLCCDGCPSAYHTRCIGIAKMYIPEGSWFCPECTINRTGLIITVGTSLRGAEVFGIDSNGQVFLGTCNYLLVLNTSKNTEPYVRYYNPVDIPMVLQVFLSSAQHVSLYSGICKAILQYWDIPEGVVDPMGVIKAGEKFCSLSFHLPVKESNGVTDVEAENASSNNGSNVDNMIFSSLGTSVDMMAQTNLPVGQSNSLNVTEKINVKMHGHIKMEPAMATGSITQQAEPSDLTNQSLVGRSNAIDFMTSTSLISNESYSRHASSCLPANMSSQSKEGNYAGFSLGGRNSPGNCAYMGSNFKPQAYINQYMHGDFAAAAAAKLAVLSSEESQVSEALKSGNARKLISGNILMQAKAFSSTASRFFWPCPDKKFWEVPRERCSWCYSCKAPASSRRGCMLNSAITIATKSAMKFFNGLHPPNLGEGSLLTIAAYILYMEESLCGLMSGSFVSSSYRNRWRKQVQEASTLNLLKALLLKLQESICLIAFSGDWIKLMDDWLVDSTMIQSASCNVGTRKCRPSLKRGRKPSGVSEDTADNSSDQSFSWWQGGKSAEVLFQKAVLPRSMVRNAARRGGVRKFSDVNYADGSGVPKRSRHLVWRAAVERSKTSSQLALQVRYLDLHVRWSDLVRPDQSLQDGKGPETEASAFRNAIICDKKIVEKKIRYGVVFGNQKHLPSRVMKNIIEIEQIQDGREKYWFPENRIPLYLIKEYEESKDKVVFPSAKKLSDELSELQKKQLNESRKDMFSYLVCKRDKLEKCACASCHLDVLLGNAVKCSACQGYCHESCTLSSMYMNGEVEPLIICNQCYHVKSLAPSEVSSESPTSPLPLQRQEYQTAMTVNRVTQSNAFNQPSACVRIQESYSAVKKTTSNSSLVTKTRSKTLSWGIIWKKKNIEDTGADFRHANILLRGSSDVNGLGPVCDLCQLPYNSDLMYIHCETCERWFHAEAVELEESKLSDVMGFKCCKCRRIGGPECPYMDPELKEKRRKSRRLRAQKQGQGTLRMQSDFDTPESKECKPTTPIYPKEEVFVPSTDPLLFSLSKVELIKEPNSEVGFGWNSAGPGPQKLPVRRHVKCEEDIDSGSVGNNLSQGELSMHFEPNNIMYPEEPSVPSVGWDTSANGLESEMLFDLGGLSYEDMEFEPQTYFSFSELLATDDGGPLDETDTSGVMPGNQEDLSFSVSWDIAAEHGMETSNGQQPSNSTINTKHCQICSDMTESPDLSCEICGFLIHGRCSPWDESSITEGSWRCGNCREWR; the protein is encoded by the exons ATGGAGGTTAAGGTGGGTAGACCTAGGGGTAGGCCGAGGAAAAGGAAGAGACCAGAAGATGAAAATGCTGTGGTCCCTGATAAAAGACGTGATTTTGTTGAGGTGAAACCAATTCCTTTGGTTGGTAGATATGTGCTGAAAGAATTTGTAGGAAATGGTATATACTTAGGGAAAATTGTTTACTATGAGAGTGGATTGTATAGAGTGGATTATGAGGATGGTGATTGTGAGGATTTGGATAGCAGTGAGCTACGTCAGTACCTGATAGGTGAAAAAGATTTTGATGATGAACTAAGTAGAAGAAGGGTGAAACTAGACGAAAGGATCTTGAAAATTAGTGTCAAGAAGAAGGAGGAGGATTTAGAGAAGAAAGGTAGGGATTTAAAAAGTATGGTGGACAAGGTACAAGTGTCTGTTTTGAGTGATGTGAGTGGCGGATTGATGGTTGAAGAAAATGAGGAACTAGTTGATGTTGACGGGGATTCGTCAAGTGATTCATGTGAGCATGTGCGTGACATGGATGCTTGTTTGGAGGCTGAAGCTCCACATATTCCACCTCTCCAACTGCCACCATCTTCAGGAACTATGGGTGTGCCAGAGGAGTATGTTTCACAACTTTTTTCAGTATATGGGTTCTTGAGGTCATTTGGTATTCGACTGTTTTTGAGCCCATTCggattggatgattttgttggtTCACTAAATTGTTGTGTTCCAAACACATTGATGGATGCCATTCATGTGGCTTTGATGCGTGTTTTGAGGCGTCATCTTGAAGCACTTGCTTCCGATGGCTCAGAGCTTGCATCAAATTGCTTaag GTGCATTGATTGGAGCTTGCTTGATACATTGACTTGGCCTGTTTATGTAGTTCGGTATCTCACCTTACTGGGATACACAAAAGGACCTGAGTGGAAAGGATTCTATGATGAGGCTTTAGAGAGGGAGTATTATTCCTTATCTACAGGAAAGAAGTTGATTATTTTACAAATCTTGTGTGATGATGCGTTAGACTGTGAAGAGATACGTGCTGAAATTGACATGCGTGAAGAATCAGAAGTTGGAATAGACCCTGATGCAGTTGTAACTGATGCTCCAGAAAATGCACCTAGAAGGGTCCATCCTAGGTATTCCAAAACTTCAGCTTGCAAGGGTAAAGAGGCTGTGGAAATAATTGCAGGAAGCAGTGGGACTAAGTCTTCTTGTAAGGCTAGGGATGTCAATGCTCCTGATGTTGATGATGGGAATGGTGATGAATGCTGCATTTGTGGCATGGATGGAACCTTGCTTTGCTGTGATGGTTGCCCATCGGCATACCATACAAGATGTATAGGTATTGCCAAAATGTATATACCAGAAGGCTCATGGTTTTGTCCGGAGTGCACAATAAATAGGACAGGTCTCATTATCACAGTGGGAACATCACTTAGAGGAGCAGAAGTTTTTGGCATTGATTCAAATGGGCAAGTCTTCTTGGGTACATGCAATTACTTATTGGT GCTCAATACTTCCAAAAACACTGAACCATATGTTAGATACTACAATCCTGTGGACATTCCAATGGTCCTACAAGTGTTTTTATCATCTGCCCAACATGTATCATTGTACTCAGGAATATGCAAGGCAATTCTACAGTATTGGGACATCCCGGAAGGTGTTGTTGATCCTATGGGAGTGATAAAGGCGGGTGAAAAGTTCTGTAGTTTGTCATTTCATCTTCCTGTCAAGGAAAGCAATGGAGTTACAGATGTTGAAGCTGAGAATGCGAGTAGTAATAATGGAAGTAATGtagataatatgatattttcaagTTTAGGTACTTCTGTGGACATGATGGCCCAAACCAACCTCCCTGTTGGTCAGAGCAATAGTTTAAATGTAACAGAGAAAATAAATGTGAAGATGCATGGACATATTAAGATGGAGCCTGCCATGGCTACTGGTTCCATCACCCAGCAAGCTGAACCATCTGATCTAACCAACCAAAGCTTGGTTGGCAGGTCAAATGCAATAGACTTTATGACGTCAACTTCACTAATCAGTAATGAGAGTTATAGCAGGCATGCAAGCTCTTGCTTACCAGCAAATATGTCCTCCCAAAGCAAGGAAGGAAATTATGCAGGTTTTTCACTAGGTGGAAGAAACTCTCCTGGTAATTGTGCATACATGGGATCCAATTTCAAGCCTCAGGCATATATAAACCAGTATATGCATGGAGACTTTGCTGCAGCTGCTGCAGCTAAATTGGCTGTTCTTTCATCCGAGGAAAGCCAGGTCTCAGAGgcactcaaatctggaaatgcCAGAAAACTTATCTCTGGTAACATTCTAATGCAAGCAAAAGCATTCTCGTCAACAGCCTCACGCTTTTTCTGGCCATGTCCAGATAAGAAGTTTTGGGAGGTTCCTAGGGAGAGGTGTAGCTGGTGTTATTCTTGTAAAGCCCCAGCTTCAAGCAGGAGAGGTTGCATGCTGAATTCAGCCATCACAATTGCCACTAAAAGTGCTATGAAGTTTTTTAATGGTCTTCATCCCCCAAATCTTGGGGAGGGGAGTCTTCTTACTATTGCAGCATACATATTATACATGGAGGAGAGCTTATGTGGTCTTATGAGTGGCTCCTTTGTGAGTTCAAGTTATAGAAATAGATGGCGTAAACAAGTTCAAGAAGCTTCTACGCTCAATTTGTTAAAAGCCCTCTTACTTAAA CTTCAGGAAAGCATCTGCCTTATCGCTTTTTCTGGGGACTGGATTAAGTTGATGGATGATTGGCTGGTGGACTCTACCATGATTCAAAGTGCCTCATGTAATGTTGGAACAAGGAAATGTAGACCCAGTCTGAAGCGTGGTCGGAAACCATCAGGTGTATCAGAAGATACAGCTGATAATTCCAGTGACCAAAGTTTCAGCTGGTGGCAAGGGGGGAAGTCAGCAGAGGTTTTATTCCAGAAAGCAGTTTTACCACGTTCAATGGTTAGAAATGCAGCTCGCAGAG GTGGCGTGAGAAAATTTTCTGATGTTAATTATGCTGATGGTTCTGGAGTTCCAAAAAGGAGCAGGCATTTGGTTTGGAGAGCAGCAGTTGAAAGGAGCAAAACTTCTTCGCAGCTTGCACTTCAG GTTAGATATTTGGACCTTCATGTTAGATGGAGTGATCTTGTCCGTCCTGACCAGAGTCTCCAGGATGGAAAGGGTCCAGAGACAGAAGCTTCTGCTTTTCGAAATGCAATTATTTGCGATAAGAAAATTGTGGAGAAAAAGATCAGATATGGAGTTGTTTTTGGGAATCAAAAACATCTTCCGTCACGGGTTATGAagaatattattgaaatagaGCAAATTCAAGATGGAAGGGAGAAGTATTGGTTTCCTGAAAATCGCATTCCCTTATATTTGATCAAAGAGTATGAAGAAAGCAAGGATAAGGTTGTTTTTCCATCAGCAAAGAAGCTTTCAGATGAATTGTCTGAGTTGCAGAAAAAGCAGTTGAACGAGTCCCGAAAAGACATGTTCTCCTATCTTGTCTGTAAGAGGGACAAGCTGGAGAAGTGTGCTTGTGCTTCATGCCATCTGGATGTTTTACTTGG GAATGCAGTCAAGTGCAGTGCATGTCAAG GTTATTGTCATGAGAGTTGTACATTAAGTTCAATGTACATGAATGGTGAAGTGGAGCCCTTGATCATCTGCAATCAGTGTTATCATGTCAAATCCCTTGCCCCAAGTGAAGTTAGCAGTGAGTCTCCAACTAGTCCCTTGCCCTTGCAACGGCAAGAATATCAAACTGCTATGACAGTCAATAGAGTAACACAATCTAATGCTTTTAACCAACCTTCAGCATGTGTTAGAATTCAGGAGAGTTATTCTGCTGTTAAGAAAACTACTTCTAATTCTAGTTTGGTAACAAAAACCCGAAGTAAAACATTGTCTTGGGGAATTATatggaagaaaaagaatattgaaGATACAGGTGCTGATTTCAGGCATGCAAACATTCTCCTACGGGGTAGCTCTGATGTAAATGGTTTGGGGCCTGTTTGTGATCTGTGTCAACTGCCGTACAATTCTGATCTGATGTATATTCACTGTGAAACCTGCGAAA GGTGGTTCCATGCTGAAGCTGTTGAACTTGAGGAGTCAAAGCTTTCTGATGTAATGGGTTTCAAGTGTTGCAAATGTCGTAGGATAGGTGGACCTGAGTGCCCCTACATGGATCCTGAACTCAAGGAAAAAAGGCGCAAGAGTCGTCGATTGAGGGCTCAAAAGCAGGGACAAGGAACCCTAAGGATGCAATCTGATTTTGACACTCCTGAATCTAAGGAGTGTAAACCCACTACTCCAATTTATCCCAAGGAGGAAGTATTTGTACCAAGTACTGatcctcttcttttctctctttcaaaaGTTGAGCTTATCAAAGAACCCAATTCAGAAGTGGGCTTCGGATGGAATTCTGCTGGGCCAGGGCCTCAAAAACTTCCAGTCAGAAGGCATGTGAAATGTGAAGAGGACATAGATAGTGGTTCCGTTGGAAATAATCTTTCTCAAGGTGAATTATCTATGCATTTTGAACCTAATAACATCATGTATCCAGAGGAACCTTCAGTTCCGAGTGTAGGATGGGATACTTCTGCCAACGGCCTTGAAAGTGAGATGCTGTTTGACCTTGGAGGTCTTAGCTATGAAGATATGGAGTTTGAACCCCAAACCTACTTCTCTTTTTCAGAGTTGCTAGCAACAGATGATGGTGGTCCTTTGGATGAAACAGATACCTCCGGGGTCATGCCTGGAAACCAGGAAGatctttctttttcagtttCATGGGATATAGCCGCTGAACATGGAATGGAGACTTCTAATGGTCAACAACCTTCAAATTCAACTATTAATACAAAGCATTGTCAAATTTGTTCAGACATGACCGAATCCCCTGATCTATCATGCGAGATTTGTGGGTTTTTGATACACGGCCGTTGTTCACCTTGGGATGAGTCCTCCATTACAGAAGGAAGTTGGAGATGTGGGAATTGTCGAGAGTGGCGATAG